A segment of the Asinibacterium sp. OR53 genome:
TAATGTTGGACAGGGATTTAGCGGAGATTTACGGTGTTGAAACAAGAAGGTTGAATGAACAGGTAAAGCGAAACCGGGAAAGGTTTCCCCAAAATTTCATGTTCCAATTGACTGATCAGGAGGTAGAAAACATGGTGTCGCAAAATGCGATACCTTCAAAACAACTGTTGGGGGGCTCATTGCCTCATGCATTTACCGAACATGAGGTATTGATGCTTGCTAATGTTTTAAAGAGTAGTAGGGCAGTAGCAGTCAGTATAAAGATCATTGACATTTTCGTTCGATTACGAGAAGCTTTGTTAGCCAACCAGGGCATTTTATTGAAAATAGAACAGTTGGATAAAAAAATATCCAACATTGGTCATGATGTAAAAATGCATGACGGTGAAATCGAAACCATTTTTGAACTGATTAAAGAGATCATGG
Coding sequences within it:
- a CDS encoding ORF6N domain-containing protein, giving the protein MDNEIIVSESHVISKIYLARGQKIMLDRDLAEIYGVETRRLNEQVKRNRERFPQNFMFQLTDQEVENMVSQNAIPSKQLLGGSLPHAFTEHEVLMLANVLKSSRAVAVSIKIIDIFVRLREALLANQGILLKIEQLDKKISNIGHDVKMHDGEIETIFELIKEIMEEKMRPKPRMPIGFKPQ